One genomic window of Lentimicrobiaceae bacterium includes the following:
- the rpiB gene encoding ribose 5-phosphate isomerase B, which translates to MKRICIGSDHAGFETKQYIINYLESEGIAYDDFGCYSPDSVDYPDVAHKLAHKVSVGEYEKGILVCGSGNGVCMTANKYINVRAALVWSKEICELARLHNDANILCIPGRFVSNDEAVDFVKIFFSTNFEGGRHERRVEKIKNDFIK; encoded by the coding sequence ATCAAAAGGATTTGTATTGGTAGCGACCATGCCGGATTTGAAACCAAACAATATATAATCAATTACCTTGAATCAGAAGGTATTGCATACGACGATTTTGGTTGTTATTCTCCTGATAGTGTAGATTATCCCGATGTTGCTCACAAATTAGCTCACAAAGTATCGGTTGGAGAATACGAAAAAGGAATTTTGGTATGTGGAAGCGGCAACGGAGTTTGCATGACGGCGAATAAATACATTAACGTACGTGCAGCTCTTGTTTGGAGTAAAGAAATATGCGAATTGGCAAGATTGCACAACGATGCAAATATTTTGTGCATCCCCGGAAGATTCGTGAGCAACGACGAAGCAGTTGATTTTGTTAAAATATTTTTTTCTACTAATTTTGAAGGCGGAAGACACGAGAGAAGAGTTGAAAAAATTAAAAACGATTTTATAAAGTAA